Proteins from one Triticum aestivum cultivar Chinese Spring chromosome 7A, IWGSC CS RefSeq v2.1, whole genome shotgun sequence genomic window:
- the LOC123147345 gene encoding uncharacterized protein, translating to MDPGHEGDPIDFVFVRYHYFGHFVKREGGLEYTSDLEAVVSIERDNLTYEYILDIAKDLYDVEEEYAGKDRLMKMHWLCPGKSLADGLCFLGDDDSVKKMDSNTQEGEMAHIYVDQVEAKLNVNDSIKQDKKGKKSCSVIDGMVEINISENYSTVKGSKLPLINVEVVDTSYVQTLLSCTGRSTIANAGENGASTQDCGEHAAAGQDCWENVGSSAARSDHVNATRSTSSALKSDHVSAESSKNATRSPTGTPRASSPPVGATVEAPLLTPVKADKKRDKREEDESSEDSDCYLPLTECSSGEDSEADELRKMARALRQQRRAKKRGDVVGPIVQDNKVVEDGEEGLEEGNETPYYDSDDDWSYDEESDGEGGTTMVRRKSQWPRYDSTAEKPKFLLGMVFRGKEQIKKAIINYAIKERVHLAFTKDEQAKVRAHCTWPGCPWMIYASRTTKNKWLQVSTLVDDHQCVPRRDNKLVTAEVIAKKYGKLIEANSTWKLENIKQTVLEDLGVDVHIAKCKRAKKLVLERMLNSTHGEYCRVFDYQQELLRSNPGSTVAITLDPEMRDDQHVFQRFYMCFAACKKGFLAGCRRVIGLDGCFIKGATYVQLLCALGRDANNQIYPIAWALVEKETYESWFWFLALLNKDLKIPNQGEGWVVISDQQKGLIGAIEDIIPKVEHRMCARHIYANWKKKHPDHDLQKRFWRCAKAPNQILFNYNRARLAQITPEGARDMMNTSPEHWSRAHLKIGSNCDSVDNMCESFNNLVLEARFLAVISMFEWIRRKMMVRIQENICKSLTWNGTICPNIFKKLKQKHD from the exons ATGGATCCCG GTCATGAAGGGGATCCTATTGATTTTGTTTTCGTCAGATATCACTATTTTGGGCACTTTGTCAAGAGAGAAGGAGGTTTGGAGTACACTAGTGATTTGGAAGCTGTGGTTTCCATTGAGAGGGATAATTTGACATATGAGTATATTCTGGATATAGCTAAAGATCTGTATGATGTTGAAGAAGAATATGCAGGGAAGGACAGACTAATGAAGATGCACTGGCTCTGTCCAGGAAAATCACTAGCTGATGGACTATGctttctaggtgatgatgattcAGTGAAAAAGATGGACAGTAACACCCAGGAGGGTGAGATGGCTCATATTTATGTAGATCAAGTTGAAGCAAAGCTAAATGTAAATGACAGTATCAAGCAGGACAAGAAAGGGAAGAAATCTTGCAGTGTGATAGATGGAATGGTGGagattaatatatctgaaaattatTCCACAGTGAAGGGAAGTAAACTGCCACTAATTAATGTTGAAGTTGTTGATACAAGCTATGTTCAGACACTTTTGAGCTGTACAGGAAGGTCAACTATTGCTAATGCAGGGGAAAATGGAGCATCAACACAAGATTGTGGCGAACATGCAGCGGCAGGTCAAGATTGTTGGGAAAATGTAGGAAGTAGTGCAGCAAGGTCAGATCATGTTAATGCAACAAGGTCAACAAGTAGTGCATTAAAGTCAGATCATGTTAGTGCAGAAAGTTCAAAGAATGCAACAAGGTCACCCACTGGTACACCAAGAGCAAGTTCACCTCCTGTTGGTGCAACTGTTGAAGCACCGTTGCTAACACCAGTTAAAGCTGACAAGAAGAGAGATAAAAGGGAAGAAGATGAGAGCTCAGAAGATTCAGACTGTTATCTCCCCCTTACTGAATGTAGTTCAGGTGAGGATTCCGAAGCAGATGAGTTGAGGAAGATGGCAAGAGCTCTCAGGCAGCAGAGGAGAGCCAAGAAAAGAGGAGATGTAGTAGGTCCAATTGTGCAAGATAATAAAGTAGTAGAGGATGGTGAAGAAGGCCTTGAAGAAGGAAATGAAACACCGTATTATGACTCAGATGATGACTGGTCATACGACGAGGAAAGTGATGGTGAAGGAGGTACAACTATGGTTAGGAGAAAAAGTCAGTGGCCTAGATACGACAGTACGGCTGAAAAGCCTAAGTTTCTGCTGGGAATGGTATTCAGAGGCAAGGAGCAAATAAAGAAGGCCATAATAAACTATGCAATTAAAGAGCGTGTCCATTTGGCATTTACAAAGGACGAGCAAGCAAAGGTTAGAGCTCATTGCACATGGCCAGGTTGCCCATGGATGATctatgcatcaagaacaacaaagaACAAGTGGCTTCAAGTGTCGACTCTTGTCGATGATCACCAGTGTGTACCTAGGAGAGACAACAAGCTAGTGACTGCTGAAGTTATTGCTAAGAAATATGGGAAGTTGATAGAAGCAAACTCCACATGGAAACTTGAGAATATTAAACAAACTGTCTTAGAGGACTTGGGTGTTGATGTTCACATAGCCAAGTgcaaaagagcaaagaagcttgtgcTAGAAAGGATGTTGAACTCCACACATGGGGAGTACTGCAGAGTGTTTGACTACCAACAAGAGCTTCTGAGAAGCAATCCAGGTAGTACAGTTGCTATAACACTTGATCCAGAGATGAGAGATGACCAACATGTTTTCCAGAGATTTTATATGTGTTTTGCTGCTTGCAAGAAAGGTTTCCTAGCTGGTTGTAGAAGGGTAATAGGCCTGGATGGATGTTTCATCAAGGGTGCTACATATGTGCAGTTGTTATGTGCTTTGGGCAGAGATGCAAATAACCAGATTTATCCGATAGCATGGGCTTTAGTTGAGAAGGAAACATATGAATCTTGGTTTTGGTTTCTTGCATTGTTGAACAAGGATTTGAAAATACCAAACCAAGGAGAAGGTTGGGTAGTAATATCTGACCAGCAAAAAGGTCTTATTGGTGCTATTGAGGATATAATTCCCAAAGTTGAACACAGGATGTGTGCAAGGCATATATATGCAAACTGGAAAAAGAAACATCCTGACCATGACCTACAAAAGAGGTTCTGGAGGTGTGCAAAAGCTCCCAACCAAATCTTGTTCAACTACAATAGAGCTAGGTTGGCTCAGATAACACCAGAAGGAGCAAGAGATATGATGAACACAAGTCCAGAGCATTGGAGTAGAGCACACTTGAAGATTGGCTCTAATTGTGATTCAGTCGACAACATGTGTGAGTCTTTCAACAATCTCGTACTTGAGGCAAGATTCTTGGCTGTCATTTCAATGTTTGAGTGGATAAGAAGGAAGATGATGGTAAGGATACAAGAAAATATTTGCAAGAGCTTGACTTGGAATGGAACAATTTGTCCTAACATTTTCAAAAAGCTCAAGCAAAAACATGATTAG
- the LOC123147347 gene encoding suppressor protein SRP40 → MATSMLRSALALRRSASLRLPARIPLSSASAVSFSSNTASSGKSEDAGGRSEKRQTDKKDDQSTGARRRRKQNGHGISRSLLDEFDDSDWEMAALLDDDKPPRGSSTGSDSTKDSSSSSSSSSAAAESDVSSPSLGGFWDSESSSSWGSGGGDSWSGGGGFLGD, encoded by the exons ATGGCGACGTCCATGCTTCGATCTGCCCTCGCGCTCCGGCGATCGGCAAGTCTGAGGCTTCCGGCTCGCATCCCCTTGAGCTCTGCGTCGGCTGTATCCTTCAGCAGCAACACCGCCTCCTCCGGCAAGAGTGAGGACGCCGGCGGCCGG TCTGAGAAGCGTCAAACCGATAAGAAAGATGACCAGTCAACTGGAGCAAGGAGGCGACGCAAACAAAACGG ACATGGCATCTCCCGAAGCCTGCTTGATGAGTTTGATGATTCTGATTGGGAGATGGCGGCGCTTTTGGACGACGACAAGCCTCCCCGAGGATCTTCCACTGGATCAGACTCTActaaggactcctcctcctcctcctcctcctcctctgcggcgGCAGAGTCGGACGTGTCCTCGCCATCGTTAGGGGGCTTCTGGGACTCCGAAAGCTCTTCATCGTGGGGTTCGGGAGGAGGGGACTCGTGGTCCGGAGGAGGGGGCTTCTTGGGAGACTAG